The segment CGTTTCAATCAGGAGGCAGGCAATTTAGGGAATGTACAGATCATCACCATCTCCTGCGACCTGCCATATGCCCTGAAGCGTTTCTGCGATGCTGAAGGTATCGACAAAATCATCACCGTTTCCGACCACAAGGATACCGACTTTGGGATCAAATATGGCTTCCTGATTGAGGAAATGCGGTTGCTGGCGCGAGGCGTCATTGTCATTGACCGCGATGATACTGTTAAATATTTGGAAATCGTGAAGGAGATTGGGAACGAACCTGATTATGAAAAAGCCCTTGAGGTGGTCAGGAAACTCATTTAAAAAGTATCCTTTCCCGAAAAGAAAAAGGGGTTGAGCCTGAGCTTAACCCCTTTTGTATTTATGAAGTGTTGTTATTTTACTTCTTCAAAATCAACGTCGGTTACTTCGCCGTCGTCTTTTCCCTGGTCGCCGGGGGTTGATTGCTGCTGCTCGGCTCCGGGTTGACCTTCTTGCTGAGTGGCCTGGTACATTTCTGCACTGGCGGCTTGCCAGGCATTGTTCAGGGCAGCCATGGTGGTGTCAATAGCAGCAAGGTCCTTGTTCTTATGAGCTTCCTTCAGGTCAGCCAGGGCCTTCTCAATGGGCTCCTTCTTGTCTGCAGGAACCTTGTCGCCAAATTCCTTCAACTGTTTTTCTGTCTGGAAGATCAGTCCGTCAGCAGTATTCAGCTTGTCTATCTCTTCCTTCAGCTTCCGGTCCTTTTCGGCGTTTTCTTCAGCTTCCTTCTTCATGCGCTCGATCTCGCTGTCGCTGAGGCCACTCGAGGCTTCAATGCGGATTTGCTGCGATTTGCCGGTAGCTTTATCCTTGGCCGAAACGTTCAGGATTCCATTGGCGTCAATGTCAAAGGTGACTTCAATTTGCGGAAGGCCACGGGGTGCCGGTGGGATGCCATCGAGGTGGAAGCGTCCAATGGTGCGGTTGTCGCGTGCCATGGGACGTTCTCCCTGAAGAATATGGATCTCTACGGAGGTTTGGTTGTCAGAAGCCGTCGAGAAGACCTCGGTTTTCTTGGTGGGGATGGTGGTGTTGGCTTCAATAAGCTTGGTCATCACCCCGCCCAGGGTCTCTATACCCAGTGAAAGCGGCGTAACGTCGAGCAGCAACACATCCTTAATCTCCCCTGTCAGCACAGCACCCTGGATAGCAGCGCCCACTGCAACCACCTCATCGGGGTTCACCCCTTTCGAGGGCTTCTTGCCAAAGAATTTCTCAACCACTTCCTGAATCTTGGGGATACGGGTCGAACCGCCCACCAGGATTACTTCGTCAATGTCGCTGGAAGTGTAGTTTGCATCTTTCAGGGCAAGCTTACAAGGCTCAAGGGTGGCCTGAACATACTTGTCGATCAACTGCTCGAACATGCTGCGTGATAATGTGCGCACCAGGTGCTTTGGAATACCGTCAACAGGCATAATATAGGGCAGGTTGATCTCGGTACTGGTTGAACTCG is part of the Bacteroides sp. genome and harbors:
- the tpx gene encoding thiol peroxidase encodes the protein MKRTSNLVTFGGNPVTLMGKMVKPGSNAKNFIALGADLKPVSLSDYQGKVRIISSVPSVDMGVCAAQTRRFNQEAGNLGNVQIITISCDLPYALKRFCDAEGIDKIITVSDHKDTDFGIKYGFLIEEMRLLARGVIVIDRDDTVKYLEIVKEIGNEPDYEKALEVVRKLI
- the dnaK gene encoding molecular chaperone DnaK, with protein sequence MGKIIGIDLGTTNSCVAVMEGNEPVVIPNSEGRRTTPSIVAFTENGERKVGDPAKRQAIINPTKTISSIKRLMGETFDSSIKERSRATYSVVKGDNNTPRVKIDDRLYTPQEISAMVLQKMKKTAEDYLGQEVTEAVITVPAYFNDSQRQATKEAGEIAGLKVRRIINEPTAASLAYGLDKKNKDMKVAVFDLGGGTFDISILELGDGVFEVKSTHGDTHLGGDDFDNAIIDWLADEFKKDEGIDLRKDAMALQRLKEAAEKAKIELSSSTSTEINLPYIMPVDGIPKHLVRTLSRSMFEQLIDKYVQATLEPCKLALKDANYTSSDIDEVILVGGSTRIPKIQEVVEKFFGKKPSKGVNPDEVVAVGAAIQGAVLTGEIKDVLLLDVTPLSLGIETLGGVMTKLIEANTTIPTKKTEVFSTASDNQTSVEIHILQGERPMARDNRTIGRFHLDGIPPAPRGLPQIEVTFDIDANGILNVSAKDKATGKSQQIRIEASSGLSDSEIERMKKEAEENAEKDRKLKEEIDKLNTADGLIFQTEKQLKEFGDKVPADKKEPIEKALADLKEAHKNKDLAAIDTTMAALNNAWQAASAEMYQATQQEGQPGAEQQQSTPGDQGKDDGEVTDVDFEEVK